The Bactrocera dorsalis isolate Fly_Bdor chromosome 2, ASM2337382v1, whole genome shotgun sequence region TGAGACAATATTTCGCATGTTTACGAGCAGAAAAATACGCTCTCGTAGCCTTCCTTGATATACATGTGTAGAAAGCCGCTTTCAGTAACATCCACTCCAAGTACGCATTGATCACGCTTAAAGATCTGGGTATCTCTGAGCCTCTCGTGAAATTTATTGAAGAGATTGTGACCTGCGCTGTTGATGTGGCGTTAGCGGTTTGAGATAACTTCCCAAATACCCTAGCTAATTTTTTATACGAGTACTCgtataaacaatattaaatggCATAAATTGATAGGCCGTGTTGTGCAGAATAAACTTAAATGCTAGAAAGACAGAGCTAGTATTGTTTACCAGGAAACACAGGATTCCACAGATTTCCACAGATCATGCTGCCACTAATAACTGGTACCAGAATTACATTAGAAGAAAACACAAGCTGCTTGAGACTAATTTCAGTTAGGAAGCTCTCATGGAAACCACATTTAGACGCAAGGACCTTTAAAAGGGTGGGGGTAACAAAAGGAGAGTAACGCCTCCCGTAGATCATTGGCTCTACACATCAGTTGTAAATCCGATTACGATATCTTGTAGAATAGTTTGGTGGCTTATAATGAAAAAGAAAGGCATATGGAAAGCATAAAAAGAAGAGCTAGTATAGGCATTAGTGAAAATCTTAGAACAACTCCAAGTCAGTTACTAAAcgatattttacatttattaacCGGTGACTTGTGCTGTAAGCAGCTGGCAGCAAGTCAGCTCTTAGACTGAATCGTACCCATTAGTCGCCTGTAATAAGTGGTATCCTAAGATACCTGGTAAGTTTCCGTTTTCACCCAATACGACGGATTTTCGAAGATCTAtagaattaaacttaaattcgaTGTTCAATATTACCTTCGCTTGCAGGAAAGTAGTGCGATTGATAGAGATAAAGAGACAAGTGTCTACGCGAATGGGTCTAAATTGGAATATCGAGGTGGAGGTGGTGTATTTTCAGCAAAATTGGAGATCactgtaattaaaaaaagtcatCTTTTTCTCTCAAAGAGAGAGCCCATaacaagaaatatatgtatataaactaatttaatcaaatattgtgaaatacataggctgctatatatatttccggactaggcaacactaagtgttgccaggtgtaATCTGActtttccattggaaagtttgacattttctagcataacatcactcagaacgttttgtcatttaatcatgaattgttttatttacagggaattaaaaaattcatctcgtccaaaaaatggaattaactcgtgaacattttcgtgcgatcatttttcacaactttcgacgtggattatcacgacaagagtgcaagtgcatcgatgaactaaaatctttgtatggctatgaagcaccatcctatagcactgtgaaaaactgttacaacgaattcagtcgtggccgacgctcgctcaaagacaaATTCCgtaaaggtcgtccaaaaacagccgttgtgccaaaaaacatcgatgccgtacgtgaactgatattgcaagaccgtcatgttacataccttcagatagaggcatgcctatgcatttctcccaccagcatacattcgatattgcatgaacacctggccgtcaAAAAGGTTTGTtttcgttggatcccgcacaatttgacaatcgctcaaaaaaaggctcgtgtggattggtgtaaagaaatgctgaaaaaatacgatcgcggtgcttcaaacgacgtttataagatcgtcacaggtgacgaaccatggatctatgcgtatgagcccgaaacaaaacagcaatcgaccgtgtgggtcttccaagacgagccaaatccaacgaaaaaaaaaaacattttctttgataaatattcctattttcattattaggccagaaatatatatagaagcCCTCGTAATAAAATGATCCCCTAGAGGagggtcaaaccacgtcaagtggtccatgaaaatttcgcaaaatcaccgattttgaaaattaccaGTTCATTAAGAAGGGGACCATATGCATGCCAAGTGatgtaaatatttcgtcaaaattctttttataccctgaacaggatatattaagtttgccacgaagtttgtcacacccagaagaaagcgtcggagaccctataaaatatattttaaatgatcagtatgttgagctgagtcgattgagCCATATCCGCCTGTTTGTCTGCcagtctgtccgtctgtctgtctgtctgtatatatcaaaatagtccctcagtttttaaggtatcgttttgaaatttggcaaaagtcattttctcttcaagaagctgctcatttgtcaaaaCTGCcgatacaaactgaacgattggaatcaagttcttgtatggaaactttcatatttgacgatatatcatcacaaaagttggcacaggatattttttaaggcaacaatgtaatctccgaagaaactgttcagatcggttaactatagcgtgtagctgccatacaaactgagcgatcggaatcaagttcttgtatggacaactttcacatttgacaagatatattcacgaaatttggtatagattattttctaaggcaacaatgtaatctccgaagaaattggtTAGATAGGTtaactataccatatagctgccatacaaactgaacgatcggaatcaagttcttgtatggaaactttcacatttgacaagatatattcacgaaatttggtatagattattttctaagacaacaatgtaatctccgaagaaattggtTAGATAgtataactatagcatatagcttccatactaATTGAACACTTAGTTACTagaagaaatgcacctgtggaaggtatattagcttcggtgcagccgaagttaacgttttttcttgttttatgtTTCAGTTGTAATTCAGATTTTAACAACAGCACATAGTGCTgaataaagtatttatattataaaagtttaactttgttttaataataaacaaaacctAAACAACAGTACATACTTAGTGCTAAGAAGTAATTTGTATTCGTCGGTAAAATCGTACGACAATTTAGTTTGACAAATGCTTTTTCCTACTGGGCTGATTGGGCATTGAGTGATAAGGAGACAACTGATTTCGGTGCATGTTGTTTTTGAGTGATTAACAACAAAGAACCAATTTTAGCGGAATTCGTGGAATTCGTTCGTTGAAATTTCACATGAAACCGTCTGTGTTTCACATGAAATTCACATTAATTGttctgtaaataataaaatatattataagtaaTAACCCGACCCCGAACTTTGTGCCCTAAAAAAAACGGGGTCAGCAGAATTTAACAGAAGAAGCAACTGATTTCATATCAATTGTACAGCTTGATAACATTATCGGTGCTTGACTTTATTTTTCGACAATGAATTGCATATAAAAAGGCTTGTTATGACCAAACATACATCAGTTCTGTTTCTTCGTCGCTCCAGCTAAGATGAAAGCAACTACTTTAACAGTTTTGGGGTCAATCCTTGTTTTGTCATTGCTAAAAGATGTAGTAAGTAGAAATTGCGTCtgcctttttttatacaaaaaaaaagttgtttgacATGTaacattatatttataaaatatatataaaatttttcgcgTATTTTTGTGATGTACACTTTATAAGTTGTTCAAGTGCGAAGCTCtttagttttcatattttttcagattttattgTACAATTGTTTCATCCTTCTTTTTGTACagacatatgcatatacagtgAATTTGAACTTTCCGTCAAAGCCCGGTTTCTCATCACGGAGTACATTAAATTGTAATAGGGGTTATCATATCGTGGTTAGAAAGgctattttatttcataacgGTAATATGAGGAACGAAAGAGCATCATATCCGCCAAAGATGGCGTGTGATTTGGAACAAACATGCAACTTTGAACTTGTACGTGAACAATATAATTATCTGTCACCAGCCCCGGCAGGAGATTTAGAACTTACTATTAATTACGATTGTAAACGTGATAACTTTCAAGGAAATCCAAGAAGAATAACAGATTATGGAAAAACCGAAATGTGTCCCCAAGACTCTTTTGTTCAGAAACACGTTGCTTATTTTAACGATGATAGAATCGCCTCTGATTCACAACAGGCAAAAACGGAAAGGGAATTGATTGCCATGAGCGTATGTGCTCAAGTCAGACGTTTTAGGGAACGCAATCCAAATGCGCCAATCGATCCATATCTTGGCACAGTGTTTTTGATACATGAAAAAAATTCACGTAACCCTAATTTCATGCCGAGTCCAGGTAATAACAGAAAATGTCAACTAACGGCAAATGCTCTTGCCCGTTCATATAGGTATGATTGTCGGAGGGACGCCATTAAATGGACTTGTAATTACGGTGGCAAGGAGATAGATGTGGCTAAACATGACAAATATAATAGCCATTTAGACTAAGAACCCAGGCTCGAACCAAAACCGTAACCGTAATCGAAACCGGATTTCCTCCCAGACTGCTTGATTGGAAAGTGAACACATCACGAAACACAACACAGTGTACATTACTACAATTTggataattttatttctttattaaaaacatatttacaattcaatattacatatataccaaGAAAATAACAATTCTTAAATTGtcaagtaataaattttttccgcTTAATATATCAATAAATGTTTAACAATCATTCCACCACATCTATACTTGTGATTCCGGATTCTCTTAAAcactttgttgcattttttacacATAAATCTTTCCTTTCTTTCCGCTCTTATCTGGCATGTCTTAAGATGTTGAGACATTTCTGCTTTGTCAACCTGATAACCACTAAATATATCTACATGTCCTGAAGTAGCATAATTGCGGGACTAATGAATTACGTCGGTAGTTGAAAGTACTTGAATGTACTAAGGTAGTCGAAATTTCACTACATTCAGAAATTTGAAACGAAAGACACTCATTTCAAATGCCAAAATTTCGTCGGAATATTCATATTTACTGATATCAGGTAGTCAATTGAGCTTTTTCGTAAGTCTTAATTGATGAAGTCATATCTCCAGAACGTTTTAATATAATCTagcatgtttttgttttatttttgagaaagcTTATCTCTGTGCAATAAGCAGAAAATTAACTGCCAATTACGCAAACAAGTAATCTTTGAATGTGTTATTTGATTAAACAATCGCATTCTCAGTCAGTCGTTCCGTCCTATTAAAAGAAAAGGTGAACATTTACTGATTTTGAGTAACCTATCTCCAGCTATTTGAATGAGTGAAATGTCACTGATAACGAGTGCACTGTGAGAGATGCACTTCaaaaaagaaagttgttacagaaaataacgaaattatgtttttgcaatattttcaaactgAAAAAACGTCGACTGTCGCTTCAAACATTTTCGTTCTAAGCAACATGCGAAAttagttgcttttgttttggcTATATTTGTCTGGGGAGTCAATCAAAATTCATGCAATCTCTCTGTATCTGAAAACGTCTGCAAA contains the following coding sequences:
- the LOC105229818 gene encoding uncharacterized protein LOC105229818, whose protein sequence is MKATTLTVLGSILVLSLLKDVTYAYTVNLNFPSKPGFSSRSTLNCNRGYHIVVRKAILFHNGNMRNERASYPPKMACDLEQTCNFELVREQYNYLSPAPAGDLELTINYDCKRDNFQGNPRRITDYGKTEMCPQDSFVQKHVAYFNDDRIASDSQQAKTERELIAMSVCAQVRRFRERNPNAPIDPYLGTVFLIHEKNSRNPNFMPSPGNNRKCQLTANALARSYRYDCRRDAIKWTCNYGGKEIDVAKHDKYNSHLD